GCCCGCGAAGAGATCGCGCTCGATGGAGGGCCAGGCGTGCTGACCGAGGACCCTCATCCCCTGACGCGCGGGCTCGATGCAGGTCCTGACGTTCGGCGTTCCGTCTACCTCCATGAGGCAGTTGGGGCAACGGCCCGCCACGCAGAGGAGCCCGCGCGGCCGATGGTACTTGAAGCTCCGGCTGAAGGTCCTGACCCCCGCGGCATAGAGGGCCGCGGCCACGGTCTCCCCTTCGTAGGCCTCAACCGGCCGCCCCTCGAACGTGAAGGTAATGGGCTTCCCCCGATTAACCCGTTGCGAGGGATGCGCAGGCAGGCGCGCGTCGCTCACGTGAAACTACTCCGCGGCCTGTCGAGCGCCGGCTTCGCCGGCGCAACCCTCCGGGGGTAGGTTCGGAAGGGGGGCGGAGCCCCCCTCCGAGGGAGTCTCCACGGGGCTGAAGACCTGAAGCACGGTGTTGCTGCGCGTATCCCGGACTGCCAAGAACCAGGCGCGGCAGCCTAGGCGGTGGTACCACCACTCCTTCTGTGCTCCGGCCTCGTTGGCCCGAAGGTAGAGGTAGTCGACCCAGGCCTCGGGAGGGGCCTCTGGGCCTGGCCGCTTCTGATACTCGCCTCCAAAGCGGAACTCGTAGACATCCCGGGGGCCGCAGTTGGGGCAAGGAAGCAGAACGGACACGCACCTACCCCGATGCGTGCTGCCCTTCGCCCCCGGGCACCCAGTTGGTCCCGACCAGGGGGATCCCGGTGATGGCGGAAGCCTCGACAGTCAACGCGCGCAGGTCTTCGGGCTCAAGGTCGTGGACATCCGCCTTCCCGCAGGCCCGGGCCAGCATCTGAATCTCGAGCGTCATCGCGTGCAGGAAATTGGCGACGCGCTCGGCCGCCTCAGGGATCGGCAGACGCTTCATCAGCTCCGGATCCTGGGTAGTGATCCCGACCGGGCAGCGACCGGTATGGCAGTGGTGGCAGGCGTAGGGCTCGGTCCCGAGCCGGTGATAGTCTTCGACATAAAGCGATTTATTGCAGTTGAGAGCGATCAGCGCTGCCGTGCCGATGTAGACCGCGTCGGCTCCAAGGGCCAGGGCCTTGGCAGCGTCAGCTCCGCTCCGGATCCCCCCGGCGATGATGAGCTGCACCTCGCCGTAGAGCGCCATATCCTCCAGCGCCCGCCGGGCCTCACAGACCGCTGCCAGCGTGGGAATCCCCGTGTGGTTCTGGAGGAGTTCGGGGGAGGCACCGGTGCCACCCTCCATCCCGTCCACCACGATCACGTCGGCCCCAGCCTTCGCGGCGAGCTTCACGTCGTCGTAGACCCGCGTGGCCCCCATCTTGACAAAGACGGGGACCTGCCAGTCGGTGGCCTCCCGGAGCTCTTCGATCTTGATGATCATATCGTCGGGGCCAAGCCAGTCGGGGTGGCGCGCCGGGCTTCGCTGATCCACGCCCTCCGGCAGGTCTCGCATCCGCGCGATCTCGGCCGAGACCTTCGAGCCGAGGAGCACACCTCCCGTTCCCGGCTTGGCTCCCTGGCCCACGGTGAGCTCGATCCCGTCAGCCACCTTCAGGTGGTGGACATCTATCCCGTAGCGGCTCGGGAGAACCTCATAGATGAGGATCTTCGAGTGCTCGCGCTCTGCCGGGAGCATGCCGCCGTCTCCGGTCGTCGTTGATGTCCCCACCTTCGAGGCGCCTTGGGCCAGAGCCACCTTGGCGTTGTAGGAGAGCGCGCCGTAGCTCATCCCGGTGATCATGACCGGAATTTCGAGCTCGATGGGTCGCTCGGCGAAGCGGGTGCCCAACACGGTCTTGGTGCTGCACTTCTCCCGGTACCCTTCGAGCGGGACGCGGGTGAGCGTGCAGGGCAGGAAGGTGAGATCGTCCAAGGACGGGAGCGGGCGGTCCCGCAAGGTCCCAAACCCCCGGATCCGGTACCGCCCGAGCTCGGCCTTGACCTGGATGTCTTCGATGACGTCCGGCGAGAAGATCCCGCTGGGGCGAAGAACCCGCCTGTCTCTTACAGAGCTTGCTTCCATAGTTCAAAATCCTTCTTGTCAAAGTTCCAGAGCTTGCGCCCCGCCACGACCTTCTTGAGCGGTCTCGGGACCGCGAGAGCGAAGCGGTCCAGCGTGGCCCTGAGGGCGGCCAGCTCGGCAGGGCTGGGCTCGTGGATCACGGCGTCGTTCCCCAACTCCGCGATCTGGCCGGCGATGAACACTTCAGCTTCATACATGGAATCGGCGAGGGCTTCGTCAGCATCGCCGAGGATAATGATGGTCCCCTTCTGGGCCATGAAGCCGGTCATGTAGCCGGCGTTCCCCTGGATGATGAGGCACCCGCCCTTCATCGAGATCCCGGCCCGCGCCGCCGCATCGCCCCTGATCACCACCGTGCCCCCACGGATGGAGGCCCCGGCGCCATTCCCCGCGTTGCCCTCCACGATCACGGTGCCGTCCATCATGCACTCGGCAACCCCCCAGCCAGCCGAGCCCTGGATCTCTACCGTGGGGCCGTCGATCATTCCGGCGCAGTAGTACCCGACGCTCCCCTCGATGCGGATCCTCACTGGCCGGAGAATTGCGACCGCCAAGTTGTGCCGGGCCCGGGGGTTGAGCAGGGTGATCTCGCGCGCTCCCGCCTCGATCAACCGGTGGACCTCCCGGTTGATCTCCCGGGTGGTTTTCCCCTCGCAGTCCACGGTGGCCACTGTCGGACTCAGGCCACCTGACGTCGGCTGCGCGGGGGCAGGGACCAGACCCGGACCTGCCGATTCGAAGGCTCCAGGGTTTGGAGCTTCATCTCAAAGGTCGTGCTGAGCGCGATTTCCTCATTGGCCAGGGCAACGAAGTCATCGGTCTCAGCGACGATGAGAGGCTTGAGGCAGAACCGGTCCTTGGCGTAGCCGAGGGCGTCTGCGGTGGCGGCGAGATAGGAAAAGCTGCCGTCCAGGTCGCTCACCGAGGCCCGGAGCGCTTCGTCCAGCGGGAGGCCTTGGCCCATGCGCTGGGCCAGATAGACACCGATCACCTCTGAGTCGTTCTCCGTGTAGAAGCGGGTCCCCCGCTGCGCGTACCGGCGGCGGAGCTTGTGGTAGTTGGTGATGTGACCGTTGTGGACGATCGCGAGGTCGAGGGCTCCGTGAGCCCAGAACGGTTGCGAGTGGGAGAGGTCCACACGGCTCTCGGTGGAGAGGCGCGTGTGACCGATGCCGTGGCTCCCGCGGAGGGCGGAGAGTCGGAAGGTGGTCTCCAGGTTGGCCGGCGGGCCCAGCTCTTTCATGATCTCCAGGCGTCGTCCTACACTCACGACCTCTACCTCGGGATGAACTGTCTCCAGGGCGGCCTCGAACGCCCGGACTTCTCCGAGCGCGTCCACGACCAGGCGGAGGTAGTGGCCCTGGATCTCCGCGGCTGCCACCTGGGCAAAGGCCCGAGCGCACTCCGTCACCTGGGCGGCGCGCGGCGCCAGGTCGCCACGCTCGCCGAGCTTGACCCGGACCGCGAACCCCTGAGGGTCACCGTAGAGGGCGGCGCCCGCAGAGTCAGGGCCGCGTCGTCCCAGAGCGGTGAGCAGCGAGAGGAGGATCTTGCCGATCGGCGCCTCCCCGTCGGAGCGCTTGTTCAGGAAACCGACGATACCGCACATAGCCTGCCTCTCCCGGGCTAGGCGCCCGAGTAAAAGAGGCGCTGCCGATCGGCGATCTCTTCGAATCGCCTGAGGCGCCCCTCGGTCTTGGCCTGGTTCTTCACGCTCACCTGGACCAGGAGGGCTGTGAGCAGGACCTGGGGAGCGCAGAAGGAATCGACGAAGGAGACCACCTCGGCCCGCGCCGGGACGACCACGTCCGCCCGCTTCGCGAGGGGGGAGAGCACGCTGTCGGTGATCGCGCCCACCAACACTCCCTCGCGGCGGGCGAAGTCCACGATCTCCAGCGTCTCCCGCGGGTAGCGGGGGAACCCGATGGCGATCAGGACGTCGGCAGCACCAACCACCGAGAGGGGATCAAAGGCCATGTCGCTGCCGTTCGTGATGGTCACGACCGGGTTATGGATTTTGCTCAGATGGTAGCCGAAGTACCGGGCCAGGGCCGAGGAGGCCCTGAGCCCCACCACGAAGACCCGCTCGGCCTTGGCGATGAGCCCCGCCAGGCGGTCCAGGTCGTCCAGCGAGGTGTCCTTGAGGAGGCGGGAGAGGTTCTCAATCTCACGCCGGACGAGCGAGTGGAGCAGATTCGGCCCCCGGCGCCTCAAGTGCGCGGCGAAGAGATCGGTGCCGGTGAGGTCTTCCTGAACGATCTTGTGGAGGTGGCGGCGCAGGGCCGGGTACCCGTCGTAGCCCAGGGATGCGGCGAAGCGGATGACCGTGGACGGGCTGATCTCGAGCTCGCTCGCCACCTCGGCCGCCGTCATGAACGCGGC
The DNA window shown above is from Candidatus Rokuibacteriota bacterium and carries:
- a CDS encoding sarcosine oxidase subunit delta; the protein is MSVLLPCPNCGPRDVYEFRFGGEYQKRPGPEAPPEAWVDYLYLRANEAGAQKEWWYHRLGCRAWFLAVRDTRSNTVLQVFSPVETPSEGGSAPLPNLPPEGCAGEAGARQAAE
- a CDS encoding FMN-binding glutamate synthase family protein; the protein is MEASSVRDRRVLRPSGIFSPDVIEDIQVKAELGRYRIRGFGTLRDRPLPSLDDLTFLPCTLTRVPLEGYREKCSTKTVLGTRFAERPIELEIPVMITGMSYGALSYNAKVALAQGASKVGTSTTTGDGGMLPAEREHSKILIYEVLPSRYGIDVHHLKVADGIELTVGQGAKPGTGGVLLGSKVSAEIARMRDLPEGVDQRSPARHPDWLGPDDMIIKIEELREATDWQVPVFVKMGATRVYDDVKLAAKAGADVIVVDGMEGGTGASPELLQNHTGIPTLAAVCEARRALEDMALYGEVQLIIAGGIRSGADAAKALALGADAVYIGTAALIALNCNKSLYVEDYHRLGTEPYACHHCHTGRCPVGITTQDPELMKRLPIPEAAERVANFLHAMTLEIQMLARACGKADVHDLEPEDLRALTVEASAITGIPLVGTNWVPGGEGQHASG
- a CDS encoding glutamate synthase — translated: MATVDCEGKTTREINREVHRLIEAGAREITLLNPRARHNLAVAILRPVRIRIEGSVGYYCAGMIDGPTVEIQGSAGWGVAECMMDGTVIVEGNAGNGAGASIRGGTVVIRGDAAARAGISMKGGCLIIQGNAGYMTGFMAQKGTIIILGDADEALADSMYEAEVFIAGQIAELGNDAVIHEPSPAELAALRATLDRFALAVPRPLKKVVAGRKLWNFDKKDFELWKQAL
- a CDS encoding glutamine phosphoribosylpyrophosphate amidotransferase, producing MCGIVGFLNKRSDGEAPIGKILLSLLTALGRRGPDSAGAALYGDPQGFAVRVKLGERGDLAPRAAQVTECARAFAQVAAAEIQGHYLRLVVDALGEVRAFEAALETVHPEVEVVSVGRRLEIMKELGPPANLETTFRLSALRGSHGIGHTRLSTESRVDLSHSQPFWAHGALDLAIVHNGHITNYHKLRRRYAQRGTRFYTENDSEVIGVYLAQRMGQGLPLDEALRASVSDLDGSFSYLAATADALGYAKDRFCLKPLIVAETDDFVALANEEIALSTTFEMKLQTLEPSNRQVRVWSLPPRSRRQVA
- a CDS encoding MurR/RpiR family transcriptional regulator encodes the protein MSPDRPRLSPKSLLIQRLKQQGGRLSGKPAALASFLLEEYRKAAFMTAAEVASELEISPSTVIRFAASLGYDGYPALRRHLHKIVQEDLTGTDLFAAHLRRRGPNLLHSLVRREIENLSRLLKDTSLDDLDRLAGLIAKAERVFVVGLRASSALARYFGYHLSKIHNPVVTITNGSDMAFDPLSVVGAADVLIAIGFPRYPRETLEIVDFARREGVLVGAITDSVLSPLAKRADVVVPARAEVVSFVDSFCAPQVLLTALLVQVSVKNQAKTEGRLRRFEEIADRQRLFYSGA